A genome region from Pongo pygmaeus isolate AG05252 chromosome 17, NHGRI_mPonPyg2-v2.0_pri, whole genome shotgun sequence includes the following:
- the LOC129018980 gene encoding large ribosomal subunit protein eL21-like, producing MTNTKGKRRGTRYMFSRPFRKHGVVPLATYMRIYKKGDIVDIKGMGTVQKGMPHKCYHGKTGRVYNVTQNAVGIVVNKQVKGKILAKRINVRIEHIKHSKSRDSFLKHVKENDQKKKEAKEKGTWVQLKRQPAPPREAHFVRTNGKEPELLEPIPYEFMA from the coding sequence ATGACgaacacaaagggaaagaggagaggcaccCGATATATGTTCTCTaggccttttagaaaacatggagtTGTTCCTTTGGCCACATATATGCGAATCTATAAGAAAGGCGATATTGTAGACATCAAGGGAATGGGtactgttcaaaaaggaatgccCCACAAGTGTTACCATGGCAAAACTGGAAGAGTCTACAATGTTACCCAGAATGCTGTTGGCATTGTTGTAAACAAACAAGTTAAGGGCAAGATTCTTGCCAAGAGAATTAATGTGCGTATTGAGCACATCAAGCACTCTAAGAGCCGAGATAGCTTCCTGAAACAcgtgaaggaaaatgatcagaaaaagaaagaagccaaagagaaaggcacCTGGGTTCAACTAAAGCGCCAGCCTGCTCCACCCAGAGAAGCACACTTTGTGAGAACCAATGGgaaggagcctgagctgctggaacctattccctatgaattcatggcataa